A region of the bacterium genome:
ACCTTTCCGGAATATTTAACACTAAATCCAAGAAAAACCAATTGCTTGATTTTAAAATGGACAGAAGAGGAAGAAGGTATTGGTTTTTTGAAAGAGGTGTTGAGGGAATTAGAAAAGGTGTTGTAGAAAGATTGAAGACCAAAGACCGAAGGACAAAGAAATTAGGATTTAGGGAATAAAGGACAAGAAACAGAGACCAAAGAATAAAGCAATAGGTGATTATTAGAATTATGCGCCTCGTTTTCAAAAAAAATTAAAAATTTAAAAATTTTTTAAAAAAACACTTGACAAAATTAAGATTATATGATATAAATTTACTATACTTATGAAGGAGAAGAAATTATGTATAATGTATCAAGCCAAAAAGTCATAAGTAACGAATTCCCACATACATACATACATACATACATACATACATACTTACTTACTTACTTACTTACTTACTTACTTACTTACTTATTTACATACTTACTTACTTAAGAAAGTCACTTTTAAATAGAAGGAAAAAGGATTTTTATAATCAGCAGGCGAGATTTAGCCTGCTTTTTTTGTGTCTGTTTGTGGGGTGTAATCAGAGTAATTAGGAGAATTAACCGAGCATGTATGGGCTCTTTAATTCAAGAAGAGGTGATCTATCCGATTAAGACGTGGTTAGTTATGTGAAAACACCACCGATTTGAGGAGATAACTAAGTTTTATGGGGAAAATAGCATATATTGATTTATCTAATTTAAAGGTACAGGTGGAGACAATACCCCATGAATTGCAAAGACAATTTATAGGTGGTCGAGGGATTAATATGTATCTTCTATATACACATACTTTGCCAGGTATTAATCCTTTATCTCCTGAAAATATATTAATAGTTGGTGTTGGGCTTCTTACAGGTGTTAAAGGACCATCTACAAGCAGATGTTCAATCTCTGGTAAGTCACCTGAAACAGGATTAATAGGAGATTCAAATATCGGTGGTTATTTTGCAGCCGAATTGAGAAAGACAGGTTATGATCATTTGGTAATTAGTGGTCAAGCAGAAAACCCTGTTTATATCTTAATAGAAAATGGAAGTATTACGATTAATGATGCAAGCTCAATTTGGGGAAAGGATACTATTGAAACAACAGAGATTCTCAAAAGGGAACATGGGGATTCTATTCAATCCCTATGTATTGGGCAAGCTGGCGAAAACTTAGTTCGTTTTGCATGTGTTAGGTCTGGCTGGAAAAATACTGCGGCAAGAACTGGTATGGGTTGTTTGATGGGTTCTAAAAGAGTTAAGGCAATTGTTGCAAAAGGTACTACAGAGGTTCCCATTAAATATGCAGATAAGTTTAAAGAATATAGTAACAGCCTCAATTCTAAAATTGCAAGTTCAAAAATAAGAGGTGTACTAAATAAGTATGGGACACCATATTTATTTGATCTCCATAATAAATTGTTTGGAATTGTGCGGACATTTAATGGTCAATTTAATATCTTTTCTGAAGGAGCTAATCTATCATCATTTAATTTAGAAAAGTATTACATTGGTAAAAGAACCTGTTTCTCATGCTCGGTTTGTTGCCGGCATGGATATTTACTAAAAGAAGGACAATTTAAAGGTCTGTATGGAGAAGGACCGGACTATGGTATGTTAGGTGCTTTTGGGCCTGTTTGTGGAATTAAAAATCTTGAGACTATTCTTGTTATTAATGATTTATTGAATAGATATGGGCTGGATGCGAGTTCTACGGGTAATATTATTGCTTGGGCGATTGAACTTTTTAAAAAGGGCATTATAGATGAGAAAGATACAGGTAACTTAAAATTAGAATGGGGAGATGAGACAACTATTATTGAATTGATTCACCAAATTGCTACAAGAAAAGGATTTGGGGATATTCTTGCTAATGGCGCAAAGAATGCTGCTGAAAAAATAGGAAGGGATTCTGGAAAATACTTAATATGGGTCAAGAATCTTCCTCAATCAGATCCGGTTGACATTAGAGGACATAAAGGGTCAGCATTAGGAGTTGCTACATCTACACGAGGAGCAGATCATTTAAGGAGTCGTCCTACATTTGAGTTTTTAAGACTTTCAGAGGATAAACTTAGGGAAATCTATGGAGATGAGGTTTCAAGTGACCCTGATTCATATAAAGGAAAAGCTCGAATAGTTTGGTGGTCTGAAAATCTATATGCTGTGGTCGATTCATTAGGAATATGTAAATTTATCACGAAATATTTTAGTCCTGATTTATTAGGATTTGAAGAATTTAGTAAATTAATCTATTATGGAACAGGGATAAGAATGTTAGAAAAAGAACTCTTTGAAATTGGGGAAAGAATAACAAATATCGAAAGGATGTTCTTAGTTCGGGAGGGGATCAGAAGAGAACATGATAATTTACCATCTCGATATTTTCAACCGATGCCTTTAGGAAAAAATAGAGGTAAAAGGATTAATACGCAATCTTTCAATAACATGTTAGATGAATATTATCAACTTCATGGATGGGATAAAAGGACAGGAACTCCTACAAAAGACACCTTAAAACGATTACATTTAGATAAAATATTAGATAAAATATGCTCCGTAGAAGTTTAACGCTTTAGTGACTATATAGATAAAAGGAAAGCAGTTATGTCAGAAGAAAAAATTATACCGTTAACTGGATGGGCACAGATTGATTCTGAGACTTTTTCCCCGGGGGAAATTGTTCCTCAGGTAGGCGGTAAAATAGATGTGGATATGTCAAAGATTATAGAATGGCGAAAAAAAATGCAATCTGAAATAGAGCAAAAGATCAATCTTCGTTTAACCTTTGCTCCTATTTTTGTGCAGGTAGTGGCACAAATTATAGAAGAATTCCCACTTGCAAATGCTACCATAAAGGATAATCAAATTCATGTTAATCCGGATATTAATATAGGATTAGTGATGAGTGCCGGAGTTAAGGGTGAAGCAGGTCCGGTAGTAGTGATTCGAGAGGCAAATAAAAAGACATTGGAAGAACTTGTTTCTATGATACACAATCTGAGCAAGAAAGTGAAAAAGGACTCATGGGGTTTAGCTTCTTTATCACAGCAAGATGATAAAGTTGCCAAGAGACTTCAAAAGATTGCTTCAGCCATGAGAGGTAAACCAACTTTTATATTGAATATCTTTGGGCTATATGGTGTTGATATCCACATGCCTTTTCTCCCACCAGGACAAGGTGTAGTATTAGTAATAAGTAGAATTACTAAAAGACCTGTAGTTGTGAAGGATGAAATAGTAATTCGTCCTATGTCTACTTTATATGCAGCTTGTGATCACCGTTTAGCCAGCGGAGTCGTAGGAGCTCGGTTTTTGCGAAGGATTAAGCAAGTTCTTGAAAATGTTGAACTCAAGAAATAAAAGAGAAGAGAAATGATAAGAGATTATAAGATAATTTTCCCAGTGTTATTGGGTGGGGATTTAGTAGTATCTTCGGAGCACTTAGGGGTCAGCTATTTAACAGCAGTTTTAAGGAAAGAAGGGTATAAAGTGAAAATAATTGAGGTTGATATACATGATGAAGAAGAAAAATTAAATGAAATATTGCAATTTCAGCCTAATTTGGTTGGATTTACAACAGTTACATTTAATATCGGAAGGGTTATCAAATTTAGCAAAAAAATAAAAGAGTTTATGCCTGAGACACACATTACCTTAGGGGGGCATGTTGCTACGATAGAAGCCGAAAATATCTTAGAAGAATGTGAATCTATTGACTCTATCGTTATAGGAGAGGGAGAAGAAACAATCGTTGAACTAACAGAGCGATTAGAGAATGGTTTAGACCTTAATGGTTGTCTGGGAGTTTTTTATAGAAAGAGAGATAAAATTTACAAAAATGACAGACGTCCATTAATTAAGAACTTAGATATACTCCCGTTTCCTGTCAGAGATGAACTTGAAGAGCATAAACTTAAGCTTCCGTATTTAAGAGTACTCGGTAGTAGAGGGTGTTTAGGTAACTGTGCCTTTTGTGGCAATCCATCTTTTAAAAGGATTCAAAAAGGTCCTCCATGGAGGGGGCGTTCTCCTAAAGATTTTGTGAGTGAGATAAGTTATCTGGTAGAAAAATATAATATTCATACTTTTGACTTTGTAGATGATACTATTGAGGATCCTGGAGGCTTAGGAAAGAAAAGAATAAAAGAAATATGTGAAGAAATAATTCAGAGAAACTTAGATATCTATTTTACAGTCAGATTTCGGGCTGAAAATTGGAGTGAAGAAGACGATGAACTATTAGAATTGTTGGTTAAGGCTGGACTTGAGAAAGTCCTTATTGGATTTGAGGCGGGAAATCAAAATGGGCTTAGATTATTTAACAAACGAGCTACGGTGGAAGATAATTTACGAGTTATTGAGCTATTAAATCGACATAAGATTTTTACATCGTATGGGTTTATTAATTTTCATCCTTATAGCACATTTTCTGACTTGAGGGATAACGCGAATTTTTTAAGAGGAAAGATAGGATATAATCTGAGACGATATTGTACACGATTAGAACTCTATTCTGGCGCAGCAATTAAAGAGAGACTAAAAAAGGATGGTTTATTATCTAATTATAATTATAAGTCTGGTAATTTGTATGCATATGAATATGTAAATCCGAAGGTTGGGACTTTCGCAAGAGAGATGGGCAGGATATTGAAAGACTATCAGGAAGTAATGGATTGGGAGATATTTGAAATAGTGATCTATACTTTTATCTACCGAGTAAGAAGGAAATTTGGAGATGATGTTCGGATCAAAAATGACTTTGAAGAGTTTGAGGATAAGATTCAACTGATCAAAAAAGAGATAGATGAAAATAACTATGAGTTTTTTATGAAGGCGTTGGAATTGGCTGAATACAGGTGGAATAGTGATAGATTTGAAGAGTATAAAAGAACACATGTACGGCCATTTCTTAAAAAGAAAATCGAAGAGATAAAAACTGCTCAGTTAAGGTTTGGATTTAAGGCAAAAAAGAGAGGCGTTGACCTCTCGAAGATAGAAGGAGAACCCGGGGTCATTGCTGGCTGAGTTTTAAGTGGAGGGTGTTGTGAAATCAAAAGTAGCAGTAGTGAGATGCAATGGATATGATTTTGAAGAGGTAAAAAAGACAATACAAGAATCTCTGGAATTAATAGGTGGATTAGGAAGTATTGTTAAAAAAGGAAGTAAGGTACTATTAAAACCAAATATAGCTGGACCCTTTCCACCAGAACAAGGAGCAACAACGCATCCTGTAGTTATCAAAGCAATGATTCAATTAGTAAAAGAGGTGGGTGGGATTCCAGTAGTCGGAGATGGTCCAGGTACGATACTTCCTGCATTTGAAATCTCTGGGATTGTAAAGGTTGCTGATGAAGAAGGGATAGAGGTAATTCTATTTGACAAAAATGGTTTTGAAATGGCAAAGATTCCAACAGGAGAACAATTGAAGGAAACACACTTTTCTAAAGATGTCTTAGAAGCAGATATTGTCATTTCGATGCCAAAATTAAAAACTCATGTTTTTGTATATTATACAGGTGCTATTAAAAACATGTTTGGGGCTTTATTGGCAGATTCAAGGAAGAAAACTCATAGAATTGACGATGCCGAACTTTTCTCTAAGGCATTAGTCGATATATTTACCATCAGAAAGCCTGATTTAGCAGTAATGGACGGGATAGTTGGTATGGAAGGAGTTGGCCCTACTCATGGTCAAGTTAAAGAGGGAGGGATAATTATATCATCAACGGACTCAGTAGCCCTTGATGCGGTTTCTTCTGCAATTATTGGATATGACCCAATGGATATTCCTACTACAAAAGATGCTTATATGAGAGGGCTGGGGAATGGAAGGTTAGAAGAGATAGAGATATTAGGTAGTCAGATTAATGAGGTGAAAGTTGATTTTAAAAGGGTTCCTATTCTAAGTGGTAGAGATAAAAAGCGATTCATGAGACTTGCCCTTGGACATTTAGTAGTAAATAACAAGAAGTGTAAAAAGTGTGAGGTATGTGTTGAGCATTGTCCAGTTGAAGCAATTAGACTGGCACCTTATCCAACGATTGATCGAAAAATTTGTGTCTATTGTTATTGCTGTTTTGAACTCTGTCCTGAAGGAGCGATGATGTTTGATGAAAAAAGTATGATAGGAAAGAGCAGTTAAAATGGAAGTTAGTGTTATAATCCCAACCTATAATAAAAAAGAAAGATTAAGATTGGCTTTAACCTCGTTCATAAATCAGAGCTATCCAAGGAAAGAATTTGAAGTCGTGTTAATAGATGATGGCTCGACCGATGGGACAGAAGATATGGTAAGCTCGTTAATCTTACCGTATAAGATAAATTATCTGAGACAGCAGAATCAAGGACGTTCCGTAGCCAGGAATTTGGGGATAACATACGCTAAAGGTGAAATAATAATATTTACCGATGATGACTTAATTCTATCTCCGGAATTCATCGAAGAACATGTAAAACATCATAAAGATGAAGACAAATTAGTTGTTCATGGTACTATATATACGATGCCATTTTTGAAATTTTTCAAGGATCCGACAAAGGGAATATTGCTTGATGAATTTAAGGATAAACAAGAAGTAACTTCTGGTTTAAGAAAGATGTGCATCTCTGAAGAGGATGTTCTTAATAACTTTGAGAAGATAAGAGAGACGAATAAGAAACTTACTCGATTTGAGATAGGAATTCATCAAATGCTTTCAGGTAATGGAACAAACTGTGTTAGTCCCTGGATAGGCTGTACTGGAGGAAATATATCGGTGAGAAAATGCCATTTAATTCAGGTAGGATGTTTTGATGAAGAGATTGGAAAGACATGGGGAGGAGAAGATTTAGAATTGGGATATCGTCTATATAAGTATGGATGTAAATTTGTGTTAGAGAAAAAGGCAGCCAATTATCATATAGCTCATTATCGTGAAGATTTTATGCGTATTCATAAAAAGACGCATGAACTCTTCTATAGAAAGCATAAGTGTATTGAGGTTAAGTTGTTGTGGGATTATTTTGAGAAGAAGATTAAAACCATTGAAGAGTATAGTGAAATGGTATTAAAAGAGAAAAGAGGGTGTATTCAATAATGAAAATACTGTTAATAGCCGTTAATCAGGAGAAACATCCCTATCCAGTTCAACCTCTTGGAGCAGCATACATAGCTGCGGCATTAAGAGCAAAAGGACATGAAGTAAGAATAGTGGATTTATGTTTTGTAGAAGATTTTCAAAAAGAGCTTTTGGTAAATTTAGAAGGATTCAGCCCTCAACTTATTGGATTTTCTATAAGAAATATTGACAACACTTCTTTCCCAAATACAAAATATTATCTTCCTGGGATAAAGAAGATAGTTGATTTTTGTAAGGAGAATACAGATGCTTATTTAATTGTGGGAGGATCGGGATTGTCTGTTATGCCTAAAGAGGTTTTACAATATTTGGGGCTGAATATCGGTGTGGTAGGAGAAGGGGAAGACACCTTATATAAAATAGTAGAAAAAATAGACCAAAAAAGAGACATTAGGGATACAAAAGGAATAGTTTATTTTGAAGATGATACTTATATAGAAAATAAGGTGGATTACACAAAAAACAGGGTGGATAAGTTATTCCCGGATCGAGACCTTTTGGATGTTAAAAGATATATGGCAGAAGGTAGTATTACCAATGTTCAGACTAAAAGAGGCTGTGGTTTTAAATGTATATATTGTACTTATCCGATAATAGAAGGAGAAAAGATAAGATTGCGTAGTCCCCGCTCTGTGGCGACTGAGATTGAAATGCTTAATAAAAGATATGGGATAGATTATTTTTACTTTATAGACAGCATCTTTAATTTTCCTATTGATCATGCCATGGAAATTTGTGAGGAAATAATTAAAAAAGGACTAAAGATAAAGTGGACAGCATTTTTTCATCCTAAATTTATAACTAAAGAGTTAGCGGCTCTTTTGGTGGAGTCAGGATGTTCGGGGGTCGAATTTGGCATCGATTCTGCTTCAGAAAGAATACTTGAGAATTTAAAGAAAGGATTTTTTGTCAAGGAAGTAATCAAGGCTTCCTCTATATGCAAAAAAGCGGGATTAAATGTCTGCTGTTATCTCTTAATAGGTGGTCCTGGAGAAAATAGGGAGTCTCTGAAAGAGACCTTTGATGTTATGGAAGATATCTCTCCCACTGCGATAATTGCCCAAAGTGGGGTTAGAATTTATCCTGGAACAGAAATAGAGAAGATAGCAGTTGCTGAAGGGTATGATTTAGAAAATTACTTGCCTCCAAAATTTTATATCTCAAGAGAGTTAAAAGATAACTTAGTAAAAGTTATCCGGGAATTTATCCCAAACCACCCAAATTTTATCTATGAGGGACTGGGAGAGGAGATTCCAGTAGAGATACTTAAAAGGATGCGCAAGATGGGGATTAAAGGCCCCTTATGGGAATTAAAGGGAAAAGCTGAGGTTCAATCTTAGATAGGTTAGGTATAGTCCAAATTTTATTTATCATAGGAGGGAAAGAGAATGGAGGATAGCTTAATTGTTGAAAACCAACTACGGGATTTAATGGTTAAAGTATGGAAGTTGGATATGAAACCAGAGGAAATTCCTGATAAGGAAGACATGTTAGAAAAATTAGGAGTGAACTCGGTAGATGTGTTAGAGTTGCTTATACATATTGAAAAAGAGTTTGACATGGAGATAAATGATGATGATCTAAATGCAGAATTGGTTAACTCAATTGGTTCCTTAGCTAATTATATAGTAAAACAAAAGGAAAGTAATTGATACTATTTATAAGATATTAATATGGACATTGTTACTGCTTTTAAAGG
Encoded here:
- a CDS encoding radical SAM protein, which translates into the protein MIRDYKIIFPVLLGGDLVVSSEHLGVSYLTAVLRKEGYKVKIIEVDIHDEEEKLNEILQFQPNLVGFTTVTFNIGRVIKFSKKIKEFMPETHITLGGHVATIEAENILEECESIDSIVIGEGEETIVELTERLENGLDLNGCLGVFYRKRDKIYKNDRRPLIKNLDILPFPVRDELEEHKLKLPYLRVLGSRGCLGNCAFCGNPSFKRIQKGPPWRGRSPKDFVSEISYLVEKYNIHTFDFVDDTIEDPGGLGKKRIKEICEEIIQRNLDIYFTVRFRAENWSEEDDELLELLVKAGLEKVLIGFEAGNQNGLRLFNKRATVEDNLRVIELLNRHKIFTSYGFINFHPYSTFSDLRDNANFLRGKIGYNLRRYCTRLELYSGAAIKERLKKDGLLSNYNYKSGNLYAYEYVNPKVGTFAREMGRILKDYQEVMDWEIFEIVIYTFIYRVRRKFGDDVRIKNDFEEFEDKIQLIKKEIDENNYEFFMKALELAEYRWNSDRFEEYKRTHVRPFLKKKIEEIKTAQLRFGFKAKKRGVDLSKIEGEPGVIAG
- a CDS encoding phosphopantetheine-binding protein, whose translation is MEDSLIVENQLRDLMVKVWKLDMKPEEIPDKEDMLEKLGVNSVDVLELLIHIEKEFDMEINDDDLNAELVNSIGSLANYIVKQKESN
- a CDS encoding aldehyde ferredoxin oxidoreductase family protein produces the protein MGKIAYIDLSNLKVQVETIPHELQRQFIGGRGINMYLLYTHTLPGINPLSPENILIVGVGLLTGVKGPSTSRCSISGKSPETGLIGDSNIGGYFAAELRKTGYDHLVISGQAENPVYILIENGSITINDASSIWGKDTIETTEILKREHGDSIQSLCIGQAGENLVRFACVRSGWKNTAARTGMGCLMGSKRVKAIVAKGTTEVPIKYADKFKEYSNSLNSKIASSKIRGVLNKYGTPYLFDLHNKLFGIVRTFNGQFNIFSEGANLSSFNLEKYYIGKRTCFSCSVCCRHGYLLKEGQFKGLYGEGPDYGMLGAFGPVCGIKNLETILVINDLLNRYGLDASSTGNIIAWAIELFKKGIIDEKDTGNLKLEWGDETTIIELIHQIATRKGFGDILANGAKNAAEKIGRDSGKYLIWVKNLPQSDPVDIRGHKGSALGVATSTRGADHLRSRPTFEFLRLSEDKLREIYGDEVSSDPDSYKGKARIVWWSENLYAVVDSLGICKFITKYFSPDLLGFEEFSKLIYYGTGIRMLEKELFEIGERITNIERMFLVREGIRREHDNLPSRYFQPMPLGKNRGKRINTQSFNNMLDEYYQLHGWDKRTGTPTKDTLKRLHLDKILDKICSVEV
- a CDS encoding lipid biosynthesis B12-binding/radical SAM protein gives rise to the protein MKILLIAVNQEKHPYPVQPLGAAYIAAALRAKGHEVRIVDLCFVEDFQKELLVNLEGFSPQLIGFSIRNIDNTSFPNTKYYLPGIKKIVDFCKENTDAYLIVGGSGLSVMPKEVLQYLGLNIGVVGEGEDTLYKIVEKIDQKRDIRDTKGIVYFEDDTYIENKVDYTKNRVDKLFPDRDLLDVKRYMAEGSITNVQTKRGCGFKCIYCTYPIIEGEKIRLRSPRSVATEIEMLNKRYGIDYFYFIDSIFNFPIDHAMEICEEIIKKGLKIKWTAFFHPKFITKELAALLVESGCSGVEFGIDSASERILENLKKGFFVKEVIKASSICKKAGLNVCCYLLIGGPGENRESLKETFDVMEDISPTAIIAQSGVRIYPGTEIEKIAVAEGYDLENYLPPKFYISRELKDNLVKVIREFIPNHPNFIYEGLGEEIPVEILKRMRKMGIKGPLWELKGKAEVQS
- a CDS encoding glycosyltransferase, translating into MEVSVIIPTYNKKERLRLALTSFINQSYPRKEFEVVLIDDGSTDGTEDMVSSLILPYKINYLRQQNQGRSVARNLGITYAKGEIIIFTDDDLILSPEFIEEHVKHHKDEDKLVVHGTIYTMPFLKFFKDPTKGILLDEFKDKQEVTSGLRKMCISEEDVLNNFEKIRETNKKLTRFEIGIHQMLSGNGTNCVSPWIGCTGGNISVRKCHLIQVGCFDEEIGKTWGGEDLELGYRLYKYGCKFVLEKKAANYHIAHYREDFMRIHKKTHELFYRKHKCIEVKLLWDYFEKKIKTIEEYSEMVLKEKRGCIQ
- a CDS encoding 2-oxo acid dehydrogenase subunit E2, translated to MSEEKIIPLTGWAQIDSETFSPGEIVPQVGGKIDVDMSKIIEWRKKMQSEIEQKINLRLTFAPIFVQVVAQIIEEFPLANATIKDNQIHVNPDINIGLVMSAGVKGEAGPVVVIREANKKTLEELVSMIHNLSKKVKKDSWGLASLSQQDDKVAKRLQKIASAMRGKPTFILNIFGLYGVDIHMPFLPPGQGVVLVISRITKRPVVVKDEIVIRPMSTLYAACDHRLASGVVGARFLRRIKQVLENVELKK
- a CDS encoding DUF362 domain-containing protein, yielding MKSKVAVVRCNGYDFEEVKKTIQESLELIGGLGSIVKKGSKVLLKPNIAGPFPPEQGATTHPVVIKAMIQLVKEVGGIPVVGDGPGTILPAFEISGIVKVADEEGIEVILFDKNGFEMAKIPTGEQLKETHFSKDVLEADIVISMPKLKTHVFVYYTGAIKNMFGALLADSRKKTHRIDDAELFSKALVDIFTIRKPDLAVMDGIVGMEGVGPTHGQVKEGGIIISSTDSVALDAVSSAIIGYDPMDIPTTKDAYMRGLGNGRLEEIEILGSQINEVKVDFKRVPILSGRDKKRFMRLALGHLVVNNKKCKKCEVCVEHCPVEAIRLAPYPTIDRKICVYCYCCFELCPEGAMMFDEKSMIGKSS